AAAAAAACACTTTAAGCATTCTTGAAGTGTCTGGACTACCTCATCAGACTTATGCACTAACTCAAAAACACACATGTTAAAAGAGCTTATTGTTTGGACAGGCAACACAGGCAACTGAACACTTGCTGAGAAATGACCACAGTGGAAGCTAAATGATAGGTAACACTGAAAGCATTCAAAGATGATATTCCTTAAAATCAGCATTCTGTTATCCAAAACTTATTGCATATAATTTTTACACATCATAGTTTGAATTTTCATTTACTGTTGCACTAGACATTTTGTCATTCACTGCCAGAGAGCAGCATGTATGAATGTTCGCACAGTATTATATGTCCCATTTTACTACTCCTCAAAAGCTACATTTCTCTTGGTCAACACAACAGTTGAATGCAGCAGTGCTCCACAAGGACAAAGCTGGCATACTTTTGCGATGGAACAGGAATTTATCCAACAACACAGCAGTAACAGAATCCTGATTTGATGCCTGCTGTGGATTGCAGTCCCACGTAGATTTCAGCCAGTGAGCTATTGCTTTGTAAACTCAACATGGTTGTTATTCATAAGTAATGACCAAGGATGTTGCCAACATAAATTCAAGGATTACAGCTAAGTTTTCTCATCACAACACCTAAACAAGAAGTCCAACAACAGTGTTTTGCATTTGACATTTTTACTACAAAATAACAGATCAAAAGATAACTAAAATCTGCCAGTAAATAGCGTAGAGCTGCATTTTAATAATGTTCAGCTAATGCAGTTCTTCAAAACTGATAATtctcaaattaaaacaaaatttgtaaaagaCATACAATCTCAAAATATTTCTGAACTTCATCCACTTCTAAACTAAAAGACATTAGAACACACTTCCACAATTCTGATTAAGTCTACATGCTGATTTCCAGTATGACAGAGGGACAAAATAAGTTCAAAGTGAATGTTCAATCAGCATGAAGTTGATAATATGCAAGGAAACATAACCTACATTGatattatttctgtatttttctagTGTTGTTGTGTGGGTTTCAGTTCCACtagaaattaatttattattaattatcaACACCCTCAAGAAGTAAATGTATTGAGGAGTAAGTGTAAGAATTCCTCTTGTCTCAGCATGATGTGCAACTGTCTATTTCACACAATATTCGCATTGGTCACTTCtgctaaataaatgttttactgagTAACTGCATTGCTCCAAAACACTACATTTATGTTCTGTCTAATATGGTTAAGTTTGGGACACTGATTAAATATGTGTCATCTGCCAACTCCTGTTTCCCATATAGTGAACTGTTCTTTTCGCATTCTCCAGTGAATCATCATATTATGGTACACAGCAGAATGTTTGGTTATTGTGTACTAAGtgccaaataacgtagaagtttagcaACTCACTAAGATATTTCCAAGTGCTATTGTACAGCTTAAATAATTGATCTTAAGCCTCAATTATTTGAAggacaaaaataaactgaaatgtcaGTGATggaaattatcacagatattgaagTGTACAACTATTACAAAATATCTGCAGTAAATTCTCAGTGAGATTTATTCTGAATAACAGCTTCGTGGCTCAGTAGGTTAATGCCAGAATACAGATGTCAGGCCCTGGCTACAATTCACAGTCAGCCCTAAGATGTTTTCTCTTACTTCTTTCAGCACTGCCAAGTATACATTAACATGAAAAATGCCAAGCTGCATCATGGTTCagaatccatgttaaactgtaggtcccagcATGAGTGGCAGGATCAGCCCTTTCAAAGGTCTAGATCATACCATCTCCGATGCTACCATACCTAGTAAAATATGGTGATGCACAATGCTgccatcaaaatttttcattacttATCCAATGACATAAAATGTCCGATTGACAATTTTAATAGTTAGCAGCCTTTTATCAATGATTAGACCCAAAGTGTTTAATAAAACAATACTTTGGAAATTATAGTAATCATAAAAACTATTGATTTTTTTTCCAAGATTTGAGATAAATCATTGGAAAGAATAATTTTTCTTACAATAAATCAGttttattacgatttattcacatttttggtAAAGAACAGTGacacatgtaataataaaaaacacaCTAATATGATACAgatatttcataaatatatatgcaTCTGTCTAAGTATTTGTTCCTTATATTTTCATGAATTGCTTACTTCTTTCAataaacaaagaattttactggCTGTGACAATTGTTGTGGAAACTTCTTTAAGACTTCTTCCAAGTGACACTGGGAGAACACTACTTTAGTATTGTATGGAAAGAAAAtgagaaatcaaaataaaaaggAGAAATATTTATGGCACCAAAAATAGGAGTATAAAAAAAATAAGTATATGGGaaatatcaattttgtaaattattatAGCATCACATTATTTGTGAAACTCAGTAAGTTATGATTTAATATAAAGATTGTGAAAGATATGGAAACTGGTCTCTTCCCACGGTAAACAATATGAATACCTGGAACATAAGTAAATGAAATTCTCATTGAGTGTCACAGCACCTTACAACAATACCGAGATGCATGATTGTTGAGACAAACAAAATGCCATACAAAACTGAAGTTCATTCAGTAATGGAAAGAAACAATCAAAGATCTGTAAGAGCCATGTTTCATTGATGTgacaagggagggagggagggagggaggggagaagagggGAAGTTATATTGCACATGTTTCAAATCTAACAACAATGGATAACATTCATATTCAATACAATATCCAGAAGTTAAACAAAGCAATGAAAACCATGTGGTTTCAAATGACTGCTgaaaaaactgaagaggaaacAATACTTAGAATACAAGTAAACTGTTGCAGAATGGGTATTATATAACATTAAGCTAAGACTGTCACAGAAAATATGTGAGGAGATTATTGTCCAAGGAAGGAGAATTCATATAATGTTCCATTTAAGTTCCATATGAATGCCACATTTTAAAAAGTTGATGAAATTTAGTTGTGTGCATCACAAAAAATGGAAGAGCTAAACAATTTGTTTTTAGTTCGCACATTAACACAGTCCACAGGGACTTTGGAAAGTCAGTTACACATGTCAACCAACGCAAAGACCACTGTGCACCAAAACTGGTGCACTGTCAGAAGAGAGCGAACATTCTGGGTCTCTTGCAGTATGGATAACAGATGAATCTTGGTGTAGTACAGCAGTGGTATAGCAACTATAAATGTATTCAAAATTTGAAGCACACTGGACAGTGCGATAATCACGAGCAAAATGTCTAAACTGCCCATAGATTCAGCACAAAATTCAGGCTGTATACAGACCAAATGCAATGTCAATATCACACCCAGCCACAGTGAAATGAAACCAACTATTTAACCATGGCCACACAGATGGGATGACGCCGACTGTAGAGTCATTATCTTGCACCATGTGATTTCCATCTTTTTGGCAAGCGAAAAGAACATATTgaaggaaagagattttccaatgatGAAGACTTTCACACAGTGATTCTCGAATGTCTCCATGACCAACGTGCAAAATCCTATTGTCGAGGAACTGAATGACTGGTAGAACATTCCAATTACTGTTTATGTAATTTttatgactatgttgaaaaatattgtcatgtatCTGTATCACTTTGAAGAATAACAGTCAATAACAGATATTTGGCCTGCCaaatatgtaacttactttttggtGTCCCCTCCTATTTTCAGCACCATACATTTCCAACATGTTACTAACATTCAAATtatgatttttttacaattttaaacatggctgtgagcCAGAAATCATACAAGGATATGATTTGTATAATATAGCCAACCGGTTGAAATAACATTTAATGTGATCTGGTGCCGACGCTGATTATGGGTGTCTTCATCAGACTCAAAACCATTAACATACAGGAAAACCAATAATCATGTAGTTCAAGATGACGTCTAGTGAAGTTATAAGTAGTAATTGAGTCAATAAAAGATACAGTTCTGCTGTGAAAAAAGGAATCTGTGGGAACTGTAATACTGAAATTGTGTAACTAAACAAAGACCTTTCAAGTCTACAAAAAAATCATGTATGTCCTAAGGCATGACATTTTGCAACTAACAAATAAAAACTGTAAGCTGAAGAAGTTCCATCATGTTAcaaacgataaaacacagtaattgcagaaTGATAATCTGGAGAGTTATGAGTAACTGAAGCAAAGTGTCCAACAGGTAACAAACTTAGCAAATGGAATTATGTTCACAGATATAAACAGGTACAATGTACTGACAACAAATAGTGGTGGTTACAATAAGGATGACAGACTTTGTAAATAGTGTGTGAATAGAAGAACAAACCAGTCCACAAAAGAATAATACAACTGAAATCAATATACGGCGCCTAACAGTAGTGAAGTTGtagaatcagatggaaaaaaaagaatCAGCGAAGTCAACAAACCATGTAAGCAATGTGAATTTAATGGCAACTTACTTGGAAATCAACAATGAAGTGCAATGTACTTTAGTTagcttatagaaatggaagaaagctagctgatggtgtacaaagcttgaACCATAACATCCAAGTTAGCAGTGTGGTGGAGCCAGGTGTGAGAATGAAAAACATCATAGTGGACACAGATTTAGATGCACAATGTTGCATGACCATGATTTTGTTGTTAGTATAACAGGTACAAATGAAGTGGCATGTAGTGAAGCCAATATTTGTATTGGAGGTCTGACTAAGTTTCTagaacaaaacaaacacaaaaataccatTGTTGCTACAGTTCCACATCTTCATGATTTAGCACACAAATTGTGTGttaagaaagaaataagaaaaacagtTGCAAGAACTAAGTTATTATGATCAAGATATGAAAAATGTTTGATTCTGGATATTGATACATTAGATACAAGCATGCACACTAAACATGGATTACATTTGAACTATGagagtaaactttttttttttttttttgtgaaaaattacAAAGATTGATTACAGAAAAGATTGAACTGAGTAGTTTAATATGTGAAAATAGTTCAACAGCGAGTGAACTTTTTTAGTGCAAATCAGCCTTCAGTGTGCACACAAAAAAGcaaaacaccacagacagaacTAAAAacgatgaaaaatttaaaataatattccaGGATGTCCAGTACACCACAAAGTAAATAGAACAAGTTGATGAATTTCTAGGAGAGAGTAAACCTTACTTATATATTGTGAATCAACCTGGATGCAAGATGAAAGAGATTCATAGTTTTAACTTCAATAATTACaaatctgtgagtaagatgtacaaGGGTGGTGGTGCAGGCACGATGCTAGAAATAACAACCAGTGTGAAAACACTGATCATCTTCGTGAACTCACTGTGGAGATGTCCTTTCAATCACCAGCAATAAAAATAAAGACAGGCAAAATCAACTTCATAATCATAAGCTTATATAGATCACCAAATAGTGGTGTAGATGACTTACAACTATTAACAAACAAAAAGCAGATTATAATAATAGGAGATGTCAACATAGACTCTTTAAACTATAATGTAAATTATCTTTGGTATTCTGACTTGTTACATTGCTACAGCCATATCCATATAAATTTGTTACCAATGATAATAACACCTGACCCACAATCTGGTACTAACTGTGTTGTAACTTGAGGAGGACATTGCATGCAGAGACTGGTACAAGATAAACAAATCAGCTGATATTAATGAAAAGTACAGCCAGTTCTATGAAATTTTTAACCACAGTTTTAATTAGACATGTCTAGTAATAAACTAGTGAAATCAAAGTACACAAAGAATCTTAAAATTGAGCCAGAAATccacaaataaaaggaaaatacaaaAAACCTATATGTGCTGTTCATAGATACGAAATACCAGTACTTCCTAAGGTACATAAACACCAGAAAAACATACAAGAAATCCCTGGAGATTCTAGAAGCACAATATTATGCTGAACAGATAAGTGACTCCAGTAATGTTAATGAAACAGCTTAGAATATAGTAAGCAAAGAATGTGAAAATAAAGAGAATCCAAGATGCAGTAATATAGCACTAGAAGGAAATTGGTGAGTGAGCAAAAGACAGTGTGCGAGGCCTTCATAAAACATTTTGATAAGAGAAGTAAAGAAGAAACTGAACCACACTACAAATAAACTCAGTAAAAATGAGTAGTTCAAATAACTAggagcatgggtttcaaaaaggaAGATCCGCAAAGACCACAGTAGCAACTTTTATTCACGAACTGTTAAACAGACTGAACAAAGGAAACAAAGTCATTGTGACTTTACTTGATTTGTCTAAGGCTTTCAATTCTATGAATGATGCAGTACAATTATCCAAATTAGAAACTTATGGCCTAAGAGGAGTAGCACTAAAGTACTTCAGTCTGTGTCACCAAGATACAAGACCATGTACTAAACTGTCGCAACAATGTAagtaaaaatcttaacagtaaaatCAGCATACAAAACTCTTAACTGCGGAATTCCCCAATGAAGTATTCTTGGACGATTTTTGTTTATTGTATATATTAATGACATAACAAGCTGAAAACCTCAAAACTAGTGAATTATGATGATAACACAGTATTTATTAGCTGGGGTCATACTGAGCAGCTAGCATCATAAAGCAATAAAGAGAACTCTGTACTGATCGTGGAATATCCAACAATAAGCAAACTTACATCGAATAAGGACAAGACTGTTGTAATGAAGTTCTAGTTAAATTATAACCAATTTCATACTGAATCACTTTCTTCTGTTGAAACATCTGTTAAATATAAGTTTTTCGGCGTTGTGATTGACAAACATCTTACATGGACTTACACAAGTGTACTGTGATTAATTCACTTGCATTTGCAATATGGGATTGAAATTTGGGGAGGAGCCCCCAAAGTGTACATGGGCAGGAAATTCAGGCTTCGAAATAGATCAGTTATGATAATTCCCAATATAAGTAAATGTGAATTATGTAGACACTActttaaaaattataatttactgACTGTTCATTCACTGTATGTTCTTAAGATAATTATGTTTGTAAAAGAGAATGATTAACTGAATGTAATGGATAGAGACATCCACAATTGGATAGTGTTATGCATCAATTGACCAagtatgattttttattttttcagatttttgcaTCCAGTCGTGTGTTAAGGTGTAAACTATCCACAAAAAAATTGTTTGACATCAGTGTGGTCGATTTTTTGACAGGAAGTTAATCTGAACCAAGTACCGAACACTTCACCTCAACTATTAAATTTTGCATCAGTTGGCCAACTGCACAATCCTATGGTTTTATTTTGCATCCGATGGTTATACGGCAAATGAGCACTGCTTGGTCACATGATGCACTGATGTTTTGCCCGCAGTAAATGTATCAAAATAAGAAATTTCTGTTGTTTGCTGAGGCACGTCGTCTTCCTCGTTCTCATCATCgtcgccctcctcctcctcctcctcctcctcctcctcctcctcatcaccaTTTTAGCCTTTTCCCACGTCATGTGGGCTCGGAGTTGCTTTGCTGCATCCTACTCTTCCATAAATGCCTACCCAGTGCTTCTCctctgagccatcctttctcccGTAGGTCCCCTGTTACCTTGTTTTTCCATCTCAGTTTCAGTCTTCCTCTTTTCCTTGATCCTTCGATTCCCAGGTCTTCTCCCTAAatagtactcccctcttctctgcacatgtccataccatcttagcctactttcttggatcttcttccctatgggcccCACTTTCACTGTTTCCTTGACGTACTCATTTTTATCTATCCTTTCGCATCACCCCACTTatccaccttaacattctcatttctgccagTTCCGTCTTTTTCTCTCGGGCTTTTGTAATTGGTCAAGTTTCTGCACTATACAGCATCAcaggcctcaccacagacttgtaaagctttcctttcattctgcagctaaccttcttatcatAGTACTCCactcagtttcctccagttcatccatcCACTATTTATCCTGTGCTGTATTTCAGCCTCCTGTCTACATTTTAAATTTCTAGAACCTTTGTGAAAGTCAAAgcctttattataatttcatttctAAAAAAATTGTAAAGATTTTATTTAAGTTAAATGTATGCAATCATTTTGTAGGGTTGTAATAGGTATCAAGTACCGATATATTCAAATAAGGCATACAAATATTCAGAATCAATATTAGTAACTATGTTCATGTGTCAGTAAAATACATACATCTTCAAATTCACTATAATGTATTATTTgttgtcataatgttttaatttatagAAATTCTTTTTAATTGCATTAGAAAGAATACAGTATTTTCTGACACTGTTAGCATAGCAGAAGTATGTTTTGCACATCATGATCCACTACTCCTTTTCACAGCTAGATAATTATTATGTGACTACAAATAAAAAGCCAAGCATAACATGGGTTAGAGGTCAGAGAGGGGAATGTATTAGGATATTCACAGACTGTCTTAGAAACACAGACTGTCCACTTGAAACTGTCACAGAATTCTTTATGTCATTTACAATGTTGTTATCTTTTTCTGCACAACATATACAAACTGGCTTCTTATATACTTCACGGCACTCTCCTCAAATTTCTGAACTCATTTTGTGGGAAGCATCCCACAACTGTCTTCTGCTCTGATGTGTCGAACTCTTCAACAACCCCTGGTCACCATCATGACTTAAGCTGAGGGATGCTATATTCTTCTGAACACTATGACGTAGTTCTTTGCTGTTATGATGAGAGGATTTCTGCAAACATCTTTTTCTGCTTCAAGAGAATGTTCACAAAAAGAAGGTACATTTAAAATGATCGTATGCGCTCCACCTGCCAGGCACCATTCTCGAAcgttcttacttcataaattacatTCGTCTCCTTACGTCCACCATATCTTATTGATCGAACAGTGCATATCAAAGCTTGGACATGGATGATGTCTGGGTCCCGATATAGGCGGTAGTCAGGCCCTGCAAAGCCTGGACCAGAATGCTGCCCTTCAAAGAGCCATGCATAACCATTACTCCGAGCACCAGTATTCTTGTTGGCATCTCCaacgttttcttcatttctgtTGTCACCCTCCTTGATGGCACCAGCATCTTCATTACTGTGGTCTTGAGTAGATTCAGCAGTGTTGTCCCCAACACCATCTTCATTTCTGTTGCCACCATAACCCATGTCACCATCAATGTCCTGATTTCCATTGCATGCAGTATTGTTGACTCCACAAGTGTCATCCCTACAGTCAACAACAGGACCAATGCTGGCTGCATTACTAGCAGCATCCTCAGCGACATTCCCAGTGCTGTCGTTGTAATGTTCATACTGTGCCTCTAATCCCAGATCTACCTCATGTGATACACTTCCTGTGTGGTTACTTAGATCTGAGACCACATCAACGTTACACTCAACTTCAACCATATTTTCATCCCTATCTGTCTCATCCCCTTCAGGACCAAATCCAGCAGCGTCAGATTCTGTCCCATTTTGTGAGTACTGTTTTTCAGACAACTCTGATTCACTGTCACTTTCTGAGGTTTCAACTTCTTCCTTTATTTCAATCTCTtccatagagagagagacagagtcaaAAGTATTCTGTTCACCATCTTGTTCTCGTTCTGCACTCCCACACATTAAATTACTCTTGGAGCTGGCACACCCTGTTCTATCATCCACTCCGTCATTTACATTATTCTGATCAGAAACTACAGTATCCACTTCATGTAGGTCCAGGATTTCTTTTAGGCCTCCAGTGGGTGAAGAACTAGTACTAGTAAATGTCCCAGCAGCTGACATCATGATTATGGGCTCAACTGATGACGACGTTGCACCATATTCTGGTGCTGACTTTGAGACACTGTCTTCTGTTATACATGTTATCGTGCTGGTACTCTCTTTTGTGTTTGCTTCCAGTTGGGCTGTTTCTCTGATACTTGCTTCAATATGTGCATTATCAGTGCTACCTACTGGTGATGGTGTGACGTTTGTCTCTTCAGTGAGAGAAGTGCTGTGTGATGTGCTTATGCAGGTCTCAGCAGTCGACAATACGTTTCTGGATTTCGTTGTTAATGTTGTGGCATCACACTGTGGTGCAGACTCAGATATACTACCTCCTTCTACACTGGCTTCTGTATTGGTCTTCTCTTTGATGCTTGCTTCTAGATGGAATCTTCCCATTAAATTCCCATTTGATTGCATGCCTGCTGCTGCTGGCTGTACTGCATCACCATTGGATAGTGAAATCACATTTAATTCTGCAGACAGTCTACTTTTTAATGCATTCATAATATGAATGCTACATAGTAAACATCCGATAGGTGAATGGCATGTGCAGCTGGACACCGAGTGAGAAACGCTAGCTACCATATGCTCAAAACTTTGGTCACTTAATGTATCACCAACTCTATTAGCACATTTCTGCAGATGTGCTGCCACATCCTGAAGTACATGCACAAACTCATCAACAGTTTTTCGAAAAGTGTCACCCAACTGTAACTGAGGAGGCGCTGATGCTGACCGTCGACGCAAGTATGGGTGCATTTCTAAATGCGTAAGTGCATGTGCAGGTTGTGAAGCTGCATTGTCTCTCATCTGCAAAGGTGCTGTGGCTACAGAACATGAAGTTGGTGTGAATGACCTCCTACTACCGTGGCTGTTAATAATCTCTCTGTTTCTGGATGACTGGCCATCTTTAAATACTTCACTCATCATCTTGAGAGTTGTGATAGTTTCAGAGCTTGTACTGCTGTGTTCTGTAGTTAGTGGTCTGCCTCCATACTGATAATCAGCATCTTTTACTTCGCTGTGAGAAGCACCCACAACAGCTTTTCTTTTTTGGGTACTACTGGCTGCTCTATTTACATCACTATTTCTGATGCTCTTCTCCATATGTTTGTTATGTTTTGCCTTCAAGCCATCACATGGAACTCTTATTTCATTTCCACTGTTGTTATCTTTTCCTACACAACATATACAAACTGACTTCTTATATATTTTACGGCGTTCTCGACGAAATTCTGAACTCATTTTGTGGGAAGCATCCCACAACTGTCTTCTGCTCTGATGGGTCGAACTCTCCAACAACCCCTGGTCATCATCATGACTCAAGCTGAGGGATGCTACATTCTTCTGATCACTATTATGTAGTTCTTTGCCATCATGATGAGTGGATTTCTGCAAGCATCTTTGTCTGCTTCTTGTTGTCGAGTTCTCTTGATTTTTTGTGCTGCAACCATTTGAACTCTTAGTAGTTATTTTGACATCTCTGATGCATTTCTTTTTATTGCGATTTGAAACTTTAGCCTGCATATGCTTCTCCATATCAAATGGCTCTAGCACCACTGACACTGTTTTATTTAGAACATTTGTAAGCTGGTCCTGCTTACTGGAATGTTCCAATTCTTCGTGGTAGTTAGTCGCTGCCTTCTTACTGCTACAAGTAACATCAGAATGCCTTCTTTTCCTGCTGTTTTTGGTCAATTCTATAAAACTTCTATTAGAATTTGTATTATCATGCTGTGCACTTTGACTGGTGTCTGATGCACATCCTCTTGATTCATTCGTCCTCTTGAGTGAACAGCTTTCCCCTCTGCCTCTGCTACTAGATCTGGTTTTCATGCTGGCTATTCACTCTCAGGCAGACTCTGTAAAGACAAATTAAATATCAGATTACCATGTGAGCCAGAAGCACTATTAACAAACAAATCTTAAAACAACTGCAACAGATTtcagtttaaaaagaaaaaaaataataataaaccctCGTGGAATATGCACAAAATGCCAGGAATTTTTACaatcaaaaagatgtcatattcaTCACAACCAACCAAGTTTAACAGAACCATGAAATTGTCAAACTAATAAATAGTGATTCAGAAAAActctgcaaacccccccccccccccccccccccgtgccttTTCACTTTTCAGTGTACTTGTAATACTCCTGTACTCAGATCAGTAAAAACATGGAGTGATACTTCACATATGAacttacacagggtgtcccaagagAAATGGTCAATAGTCAGGGAAACGAAAGGAACAATTGTCTGAAGCAAAAAGTTGCATATGtatatatgccctattccaaatggtttcataGATAGCACACATTTAATGTGTactgttatttattttgtatattattcaatacattgttAAGGTTAAACATGCACATGCACAACAGTTagtaataaaaacaatatttgatttaaaagtatcaactgaaaaataacatttttaacacattcacctctaagcattaCCACACATGTCTGTTTACAGCTGTTGtacaattcacaaaaaatactTGGATACTCCACCAACTTCAATGAATTTGCGCATTTTTAGGAAAATAGATTATTTTGTTTGTCTGAGTGCCTCTACACGTTTTGCAATGAGAGCATCAATGTCCATGATTAAGACCAAGCAGTTCATCTTCCATATTCATCATTTGTTTGTTCTCCTCCAACTTCATCTAAGCccgtaaacaaaaatctaatgctgcaacgtctggTGACCTTGGTGGCCAGTTAATTCTTCTACCTCTACCAGTTCCGTGATTCAGGTAAGTGTGGTTGGGATGTTCCCTAACATGTCAGGTAAAATGTGGAGGGgccccatcatgctggaagtacactgCAGTCCATGTGGCTTAAGGAACAAAGGaatcaaatttccaaaaaatgcaagtaattctgtccCATAATTCactcttctaaaatgactggacctATCAACAGGTTACCAGCCATGCCACATCAAGCACTGATCAAAAAATAAAGTTGGATATTGGTTTCCACAGTAGCATATGGATTTTCCTGTGAACATCGATGATTATTATGCATGTTGTTGATTCCATAGCACATAAATGTGGCTTCACCAGTGAACAGTATTAATGGTCAGTTGATATTTAACCAGTAACTAAATTCAAGTAGTGTGGCACTGAACGAATGTGAAGAATGTGGACATAAGTTTCCCACATCTAATTTCACCAAATGTGTGTTTGTGGGTCACAAATACGTGCAAAAAGCTGCCATGTGCTGGCAGTAGGACTACACT
This portion of the Schistocerca serialis cubense isolate TAMUIC-IGC-003099 chromosome 3, iqSchSeri2.2, whole genome shotgun sequence genome encodes:
- the LOC126469974 gene encoding serine-rich adhesin for platelets-like, which gives rise to MKTRSSSRGRGESCSLKRTNESRGCASDTSQSAQHDNTNSNRSFIELTKNSRKRRHSDVTCSSKKAATNYHEELEHSSKQDQLTNVLNKTVSVVLEPFDMEKHMQAKVSNRNKKKCIRDVKITTKSSNGCSTKNQENSTTRSRQRCLQKSTHHDGKELHNSDQKNVASLSLSHDDDQGLLESSTHQSRRQLWDASHKMSSEFRRERRKIYKKSVCICCVGKDNNSGNEIRVPCDGLKAKHNKHMEKSIRNSDVNRAASSTQKRKAVVGASHSEVKDADYQYGGRPLTTEHSSTSSETITTLKMMSEVFKDGQSSRNREIINSHGSRRSFTPTSCSVATAPLQMRDNAASQPAHALTHLEMHPYLRRRSASAPPQLQLGDTFRKTVDEFVHVLQDVAAHLQKCANRVGDTLSDQSFEHMVASVSHSVSSCTCHSPIGCLLCSIHIMNALKSRLSAELNVISLSNGDAVQPAAAGMQSNGNLMGRFHLEASIKEKTNTEASVEGGSISESAPQCDATTLTTKSRNVLSTAETCISTSHSTSLTEETNVTPSPVGSTDNAHIEASIRETAQLEANTKESTSTITCITEDSVSKSAPEYGATSSSVEPIIMMSAAGTFTSTSSSPTGGLKEILDLHEVDTVVSDQNNVNDGVDDRTGCASSKSNLMCGSAEREQDGEQNTFDSVSLSMEEIEIKEEVETSESDSESELSEKQYSQNGTESDAAGFGPEGDETDRDENMVEVECNVDVVSDLSNHTGSVSHEVDLGLEAQYEHYNDSTGNVAEDAASNAASIGPVVDCRDDTCGVNNTACNGNQDIDGDMGYGGNRNEDGVGDNTAESTQDHSNEDAGAIKEGDNRNEENVGDANKNTGARSNGYAWLFEGQHSGPGFAGPDYRLYRDPDIIHVQALICTVRSIRYGGRKETNVIYEVRTFENGAWQVERIRSF